One genomic segment of Catalinimonas alkaloidigena includes these proteins:
- a CDS encoding RNA methyltransferase yields the protein MISKRILKLIKSLQQKKYRKKYKLFLVEGGKNILELLSTHFSIRTLIATPVFIEVHKDLINKHEVAEIISTDEKQLSTASTLKSNNAAIAIVEIPENLPYQSSPGAYELVLDDINDPGNLGTILRIADWYGIPQIICSPETTDLYSPKVISASMGSFLRVNVFYMDLESFFKKNRKPVYAAYAAAGENVHTLNFSKEGVLLMGSESHGIHPRYAKYVNCSVHIPSYGKAESLNVSIATSVICDNMRRLSE from the coding sequence ATGATTTCAAAAAGGATTCTAAAATTAATTAAGTCTCTTCAACAAAAGAAGTATAGAAAAAAATATAAGCTTTTTTTGGTTGAAGGAGGTAAAAATATACTGGAACTCCTGTCAACGCATTTTAGCATTAGAACACTAATAGCCACTCCAGTGTTTATAGAAGTGCACAAAGATCTGATAAATAAGCATGAAGTTGCCGAAATTATTTCAACAGATGAAAAACAGCTTTCTACTGCCAGTACACTCAAATCCAATAATGCAGCGATAGCTATTGTAGAAATTCCGGAAAATTTACCCTATCAAAGTTCTCCCGGAGCGTACGAACTGGTGCTGGATGACATCAATGACCCTGGTAACCTGGGAACAATTTTGCGCATAGCTGACTGGTACGGGATACCGCAGATTATCTGCTCACCTGAAACCACTGACTTGTACAGCCCCAAGGTGATCAGCGCAAGCATGGGCTCTTTTTTAAGGGTCAACGTTTTTTATATGGATCTGGAATCTTTTTTTAAGAAAAACAGAAAGCCGGTCTATGCCGCTTATGCAGCCGCTGGCGAAAATGTACACACTTTAAATTTTAGCAAAGAAGGTGTTTTGCTGATGGGTAGCGAATCTCATGGTATTCATCCACGCTATGCCAAATACGTAAATTGTAGTGTTCATATCCCATCATACGGAAAAGCAGAATCGTTAAATGTAAGTATAGCTACCTCTGTAATCTGTGATAATATGAGAAGGCTTAGTGAATAA